GCCGTATCCCCACGTTCATCTCCTCAAGGCCTGCAGTTCCAATTTCTTTGATAGAATCAGCAAAGAAAAGTAAAATAAAATACCATGTTGGTGTTATTCAAAGTAAAGATTCATTTTATGGAGAACATCAACCGGAAAAACATCCTGTAGGTAAAGAATTAATTTCAAAATGGGAAGCATGGATTAAAATGGGATGTCTTGCTTCAGAAATGGAGTCAGCAGCACTTTTTATTACAGGTATGTATAGAAAAGTAAAAGTTGGTTGTTGTTTATTAGTTCTAGCAAACCAAGAAAGAGAAAGGGAAGGTCTTACGAACAATCAAAACCATGATACTGATCCAATGATTAGAATAGCAGTAGATTCAATTAGAAATCTTATAGTACAAGAAAAAAATAATATCTAAAAATACACATAATATAAAAAAACAGTGATTCAAATATATGAAAAGCTGTTATTTTTATATAATAATATTAAGATATGAATAATTATATTATGATAATGATATAAAAAAACATAAATTTATAAAAAATATAATAATTATGATATTATAATTAAGTCGATATAATGAATTAGTTATACAAGAAGAAAAGAGGAAAAAAATGTCTGAAACGATAGCAGCAATTT
This genomic stretch from Synergistaceae bacterium harbors:
- a CDS encoding nucleoside phosphorylase — its product is RIPTFISSRPAVPISLIESAKKSKIKYHVGVIQSKDSFYGEHQPEKHPVGKELISKWEAWIKMGCLASEMESAALFITGMYRKVKVGCCLLVLANQEREREGLTNNQNHDTDPMIRIAVDSIRNLIVQEKNNI